In Pseudorasbora parva isolate DD20220531a chromosome 1, ASM2467924v1, whole genome shotgun sequence, the DNA window TCCCGCGGCGATCAAATCTATATTCGCGAAGCAGTTTTTCATCGCTAAGATGGTCCAGAGGATTCTCCCTATCGCGAAAAATTCGCTTTGGCACATTTACATCTTCAACAGGATCAATAAACTCagctatttttttctcattaatgttcgtCAACTCTTAAGGTAAACTTTACCTAACCTTAAACTATACTTAGGAAAATGACAGTTAAGGGGCTTTATGCAACACTTAACGGTTTTTAAGGGATTACTTAAGTGAAAAATAGACATTTGAGGATAATTCTAAGGGTTTATGACATTTCAGTTTAATAAACCCTTAAGTGATACTTAAGGGTTATTTTATGCAACACCCTTAAGTTTAAGGGAAACCTAAGGGCGATCTTAAGGGAAATTTTCACTTAAGGTGTTTTATGCAACCGGGCACAGATCTTACTTCTGTGGTCTGAAACTGCGACCTGTCTGCAAGACAAAATCGGCAGACATGAGATCCCGTGAAGTTTTCAACAAATCCTCCCACAGAATGGGCTCCCAAATTATCAGCCACCACGCTAACCACAGTGCCTTTCATGACTTTTCCTAAACTTGGAATAAAAATGCCGTCTTTTTCCAAGCTTTGAAGATCGGTTAACAGTGGCTCTAGAACCCTCtgaggtaacactttacttgaaggggtgtgcataagactgacatgacaccttcataatcatgacatgacacgtgtcatgaatatgaaggagtttttatgcatgtttatgacaactggcattaagtgtcattcgcttaattatgtcatttttaatgcaatgatgacatttcggagttgtctttgttatgacaacttgacataaaccaatacatcataacctgtcagtgtctttgtcatgacaacttgacattaccaagacaacataacctgtcataaacatgacataacagattatcaaatttaagaaacttacttagcttatagggttaaccttaaactgttatgtggttggttttgatgttgactgaggccattataatgtcataaatttttttcagtggcaaaagtttaatttgtcattaaaatgtaattaggtattaatacgctgtcaaattattttttaataacagcatcattaatatttttcagttcacaatgttttattttatttttttaagtttcctccaccagcttcaacagaaggttagataatagacaatttcaaatgtcttaaaaatatgaaaaggagtttgagaaataaaatcaatcatttaatttttaagacctgccctctcacagaactgactcttaaaaacacaaggcatgaatttatacacaggtgaccagcaccaattaacgcaaaaaggggaaaacacgtacacaaataatggccattacacaaaataaacatatatatatcaacatcatatacacacataaacaaacacagaaaaataacactttgtcaaatgacttcactttataaattatcttccggtgtataaaaataagagaaatagtctttagagccccaccccgggctgaaCAAGGAATGTTTGCGACTAGATCCTAggccggaacattatatatagggccaacgtttccgcccgaaccccttttgacggtgcaccagcacacgggactccgccataacaaacagacaaacaaagaaatggtaagaataaactcaaactattcgttaaagagtgagcgaaagttgaaataaagtatattaaacccaaaataacgttgttgtgaattgtttttacttactgcaaactaaattgacattaaacacctaaacaaactaacctgactgaggctctgccaacaactgttacagcgtacacattaccagtggtgccactatagacatcatcatataggtgtatatgtctatgccactctatcattttgagttatattaatagtttttaatgactctgtacgatttcctctatgatgccatatttctggtcaagctaaatattcatgacactgttataaaataatttgacagagtattgacacttaatgacatgttaatgacaaattcaacttgtaccactgtacactgataaaaatgttctgcttgatttacttaaaaaatatgaTGAATTTTTTTGCATCATTTTATTATGTAGATCAAACAAGACTAGAATTTGTACAAACTACTTAATTTTTCTATCTGTTAAACATAATTTGCACATAAAGTAAACTTAAGTTTAGCATTTCTCTAGTCCGTTTTTTGAGTGTGATCTACATAACTTTACGAGTtctaaatgtgtatttttgatTGAATCCAACTTAATTTTTTCAATTCCATATTACAAATTTCAAGTGGGCTCTACTTAGTTTTTCAAATttgtttgtgtattttaaagTTACTGTACTCACATTTTCTAATTAGCAACTTATTTCTAATGCAAAGAGTAAACatttttgtataaatatatatatatatatatatatatatatatatatatatatatatatatatatatatatatatatatatatatatatatatatatatatacctcacAGATTAAGACATtgtgtacagtaaaaaaaatgtgtttttattgtctCATTTCAGGAATACCCTTAATCCATTCCAGTCAATACATTTCAACATATACATGTTGTAGCCAAGGGTtaacaataatattaaattGACATCCGTTAGTCTCAACATTCCAATTGGATGTTTAACTCatatttcaaaacatttaaaatgactgAACACTTTCAGTAAGGACCTTTAACAATAAGAAACAAAAGACATTGTAAAGTATATTTTCTTTACAATTGTGTTTCTCACTTCTtgaatgggttagttcacccaaaaatgaaaatgtgatgtttatcttcTTACCCCCAcgacatccaagatgtaggtgacCTCGTTTCTTcaatagaacacaaatgaagatttttaactccaaccgttgctgtgtcaGTCGTATAATGTATGTCAATGGTATCAaaatctatgagagtaaaaaaaaaaacatacgaatccatattaaaccctgcggcttgtgacgacacattgatgtcttaagacacgaacgaaacgatcagtttgtgcgagaaaccgaacagtatttatatagtttttaccTCTAATACACCATCTAATGTCCAAAAGCTTTCAGCACGAGATCACTTCCGGTAAGTGAGGTCTGGCATAGTTTACCCAACATAATGTACAGAAGTCAAGCACCAAAAGTGATAGAGCGCTCAAGGCTCTTGGACATAGTTtcgtatttgaggtaaaaaaaaacacataaatactgttgggtttctcgCAAAAaacgatcgtttcgtgtcttaagacatcgaTGTGTCGTCACGaagtgtttaatatggatttttttctcaTAGATTTTGTTACCATTGACATACATTATACGACTGACACaacaatggttggagttaaaaatcttcatttgtgtttgactgaagaaacaaagtcacctacACCTTGGATGccttgggggtaagcagataaacatcacattttcatttttggattaaCAATACCTTTAACAGTCAACTTTCTATCAAATGCACCTTAAACAAGAACAGACTCACAAACATGTTCCCCATAAGACATAGTAATAGTGTAACTTGAGAACGTGCAGTAGAAGAACCTGCAAAATTGAAGATTAAAACTTCAACAATGTCTGTATGACTTTTAGGCCAGTAAGCAGACCATGAGATCATGAACTTTGGAGGACATTTTTTTGTTAACGTCCTCTAGCTCCAGGAATATTTTCTGAAAGACCTCGAAGGTGTATTTCAGTTGCTTTGGATAGCTTAGTTCAATGGCATAGATAAGTCCCATTAGGTAGATGCATGCATGTGCTACATTGGGAATACCAAAAAGGACTTCTGCTCCCTCAATAGCTATTCCAGCCTTCTTCTCGAGACCTCCATCCTTGTCTTTGCTGACCACAAATATTTTGAGAACAAATGAAGTGAGGTCCTCTTCGATGGTTGCAGCACCGTCGACAGCACAAACCTGTGAAATATACCAGAGAGAATTAAACCTACTTTTTGTTTGCTAATGTGAAGAATGCATATAGCTCTTTGCGCTCCCTCTTAACAGAAATCTGGGTAGGATTACATGGTTGCTGTGGTAGTTGAGTGGTGTTGTGATTAAAGCCAAGATGTGATTGTGCACATTAGGGCTGGGTTTCAATTCAGATCTTCCAATTCTATTCGATTTCAATTTACAAGCTCTCAATTCGATTTTATTCCATTTCAATTCGATTAAGGATTTCAATTCTCGATTCGACTCAATGAAGATAGATTTAATACTGTAAAGTCAGAGACTTATCGCAGGTGACTGGAGGAGAGGAGGGATGTTCCGAGTGGCGAATCTGTTGCGTCAGAGGAAAAGCTATGGAAATCTACAAACAGTATCGGACGCGCTGAATGAAAATGCACATTGATTCACACTCTCTGACAGCTGAAATGCAGCTGTTAACCATTGTAAacagtatttaaatgtatatttagtcTATATTGAccataaaaatatgtttattcatTCTGTAATGTTACAGGTAGCTAATAATGACAAGGAGGCAGTTTAACAGAGTTAAACAGAGATTTAACTTTGCTCTACTCATAGTGCAATGCAATATGCTGcaacaaaaatgcttttcttaattAGTATATCTGTTTTGTTTCCAGCCCAAATATcaaaacaattcttaaatcaagatgctttTACCACATGtcaagtaaaatgacatgatatattttcttgttttctggaaaaaaaagaaaagaaaaaaaaaacgttaagtTACGTTAcgttttgcttaaaacaagctaaattatcttccaatggggtaagaaatcTTTTTCTGTTTGGGACAAGATACAagatttttcttaccccattggcagatcattttgcttgttttaagcaaaaactcacttcattttgattttattttccagaaaacaagaaaaaatatcttgtcattttacttatctagtaaatgcttcttgatTTAAAAATTAGACTGGAAAGACtggactttttttttcagtgtagtctATGTCAATGGGTTTCATTCACTAAGCATGCGTATGCACAAATTTGTCTGTGAAATATGCATCTTTTGTATGCAATTCTGGATTAAGTCTTTATCAAATTTTTCTGTTTCATATTGGAATatgaaataaatatgaatatgaaaTAATATCGATGATGGAAAGATCTAGGGTTGGGCGATGTCACTTAAATCGGCAGCTGACGATGTGTACAGTAAAACATCGCGATGGATGATGATATCGTCCGGGGGGGAGAGATGAAAAACGAATATTTTCGTTTTGTTTTCGTTTTTTCGAACTAGAGCTTagatcagttaaaaaaaaatcaagaccaACCCTACCCAAGCCAATGCACCCGAGACCGGCCctgcccgacacattaactgtaattatgagcccaaGCCCCATTTAAACCTGACCATTTTTGAATACGTGGCCGTTCTGttgagaacgagcctgtaataaATAATGAGCGGAGCGGAGCAGTGTGactcagctcaataatccgcaggcgcgcgctcatgaacccgccggtaaaatgatgttcgttcaaatccagctcagacatgacataaatctgtagcttagCCCTACtgtacttgttgtagccattaaacaatgtttttaatttatgcttaaatattatagcctaatattattttttaatttcatctgattatgataggctataagtgcaaaaatgcgagtgggtcagaaatgattttggtggttatatttagtttaatattaagttttgttttgtaaaaagcctttctttcgttttgtacaaattgtctcttaattttaataaaggttttttCGGCCAaatgcatgtatttaattaataagaagCAAATAGCCTAGAGTAGACTATGAGGTTGCGGAAAGCCATGATATCGTCCATTGGCACAACCCTAGTAAGATCAGATCTCTGTGTGGAGCCCCGGCTTTTGTCAGACTCCTTCAGCATACAAAAATGTCACttgattattacaattaatggcaaaaggAATGTTTGTAAACTGATATTTCCTACTGACACACTACAGTAAAAGATATTAATAATGGgcttaaaaacattttgtttaagGGGGAAAATACTAACAGTAAATCAAGAAATGCATTTGAGAATCCAACAGTATGAATTCATTAAAAGTGAGAGGgcagaaatatattttctttaccGGGTAGTCCTTGATTAACTCCTCGGTCTTTTCACTAAGGTAGAGAATGAGGCCTCTGATCACAGTTTCTCTACGGGATTCAATGCTGTTGTCCTACAAATATATGAAACATGAGATTTTCTTAAGTTGAGATATAAGAATGCTAGAACATTAAACTAACTGCTACAATATTAAACATGCATGCCTCATTTAGGATGTCAAGGGTCTCATCGAGTTTCTTCCCAACAGCTCCCCCCTTCCTCCTGTACAGGCTCAACAATTTAGGTGTGTATTGGTCCAACTTCCCTAGGAATGTGGACTGTAGTGGCTTCAGTGTGATCCTCCGGAATTCCTCCTCGATctgagaaagagacagaaagagaTGGAGAAACATGAGATACTGAGATAAAAAAAGAATTATAGACACAGGCAAAGAGAAACAGAATACCAAGTAGAAAAAGTAACCCTAGAAATACACTAAGAACAGTATTTAGCTGGTCCAATGCATGGTTTGAGTTTAGTTAAGTTAGCAAGTTAGTTTGAGCAAATGCCACACTACTAAGGTGGCAGTAGTGTGGCATTTGCAGAAACTAAGGTGTCAGatgattacatttacatttacatttatgcatttggcagacgcttttatccaaagccacttacattgcattcaaggtacacattttacatttttgtccagATGAAGCACTTGGTTATTCCAAAGGTAATCAGGTAAGTATAAAAATGATCTACATACCTGGGAAAACTCAAACAGGGCAGGCCATCGAGCATTTAAGTCAATCACAGGAGGTTTCTGGATCACATCCTTACGACGCAGTGAGAAGGTTTTTGCCATCTTCTCATTAATGACTCTGTTGTTGTCTCTCTTCTTGTACTCATAGAGAAGCTCCACTCTCTCCTTTTCAAGGGATGCATCAGTTTCACCTTGAGGATGAGGCGGTAGGTAGTTTACCTCAGATTTCTTCGCTTTTTTCAAGTTTTTTGattcagttttatctgcagCAGAATTTCTCTTGAGACAGTTTACATTTAGCTCTGGTAATCCAAGGTGTTTCACCTTTGCTCTGTAATTTCCAAGTTTGTACTTCAGACTGTTGTGCCAACTATATAAACCATTGGAGGATACTGGGTCCCTCAAACATGGGTGTTTCGTAACCAGGGCCTCAGCAACCTGCTCCCTTTGTGCCATTGAAGGATAGGCGGTGTGGACAAAAATACTCTCTGCTAGTTTGTCCAGAATGTTGGATTTTACTGCAGGATTGCAAAGTAAGGTTCCATCCTTTCTGTAAGCTTCATTTGCTGCTTGTAGAAAGAGCTCAGTGTCCAGGGAGAAGGTAGGTATCTCAAACTGAGCTGGCCAAGGCACCGAACGAAGGGAGGAGGTGCTTCCTGGaaaagacagaattgtggcattGCTGGATGCAGTGGAGCAGGAAACAACATCTTCCAAAAACTCAGTGCAAATGCTATCAATGTTCTCCTGGACATTTGAAGAATCCTGAAATGTTAATGTGATCACTGGTTCAGCAAGAACCACCTTGATGGTGTGTTTGTCCTTTATTTCGTCAGTTCCAAGTAAAGTAAAGAATTGACCATCAAAATCTTGGTCCTGGAACTGCAGATTAAAATCTTGTTCAATTGCAAACGTCTCTTGTACAATATGCTTCAATTCCTCTACAGTCTGAGGTATTCCTGAGGGCAAGGAAAGCTTGCGTATTTCTTCTTGCAGTATGACTCGGAGTCTGGCAGACATGCTGATTCTGTGGtatggagaaagaaaaaaaagacattggTTAATGTCTTGAATTCTAGGTAAAAGACATTGGTtaagtttaaaattaaaatttagaTATGGATCACTTGTAAAGGAAACCTCTG includes these proteins:
- the LOC137083279 gene encoding uncharacterized protein; protein product: MSARLRVILQEEIRKLSLPSGIPQTVEELKHIVQETFAIEQDFNLQFQDQDFDGQFFTLLGTDEIKDKHTIKVVLAEPVITLTFQDSSNVQENIDSICTEFLEDVVSCSTASSNATILSFPGSTSSLRSVPWPAQFEIPTFSLDTELFLQAANEAYRKDGTLLCNPAVKSNILDKLAESIFVHTAYPSMAQREQVAEALVTKHPCLRDPVSSNGLYSWHNSLKYKLGNYRAKVKHLGLPELNVNCLKRNSAADKTESKNLKKAKKSEVNYLPPHPQGETDASLEKERVELLYEYKKRDNNRVINEKMAKTFSLRRKDVIQKPPVIDLNARWPALFEFSQIEEEFRRITLKPLQSTFLGKLDQYTPKLLSLYRRKGGAVGKKLDETLDILNEDNSIESRRETVIRGLILYLSEKTEELIKDYPVCAVDGAATIEEDLTSFVLKIFVVSKDKDGGLEKKAGIAIEGAEVLFGIPNVAHACIYLMGLIYAIELSYPKQLKYTFEVFQKIFLELEDVNKKMSSKVHDLMVCLLA